GACTGCAATGCGTGCTTTCTTCTTCGGTGTCATGAGGATGAAGTATCCAGTTCCACTACGGTTTGGTACTCGCCTTAAGTCAAATCCAAGGAAAGCAAATGCCTCGCCTTTCAGGACGTTAACCATCCGAGTTTTCTCCAGATTTAGTTCTACACCCAACGGTTTCAGCTGTTCCTGAAGTCTTTTAAGAGCTAGTTCAGCCCACCCTTGTTTGCTGGAGTGTCCGCTTACGGTGATCACCATATCATCGGCAAATCGATGGTAATTGACCGCTTCGTAACTGCCTTCTGCCGTTTTACGCCGAATGGCATCAAATGCCCAGTCTACCTCATTCAGGTAGATATTCGAAGCTAATGGAGAAAACGGCCCACCTTGGGGTACGCCGATCTTTCCCGCCGCTTTTATCACCTGTTTGATCAGGTGCATCACTTGTGGGTCTTGGATGCGCTTCGACATCTTCTCCAGTAGAATCGAGTGCCGGATTGTATCAAAGTATCGGGATAAATCGACATCGATTACATTGGTCATGCGTCGCAGTACACTTCGTCTCACTTCGGCTAATGCTTGGTGAGGTGAGCGCTTCGGTCGAAATCCATACGAATTTGGGCAGAAGTCAGCTTCAAAGATCGCTTCGAGAATCAATTTTAGAGCACCTTGTACAACGCGATCCCGGATTACGGGAATTTGTAAAGTTCGCATTTTGCCGTTCGCCTTCGGTATATCTAACTTCCGGTTGGCTTGAGGTTGGTACGTTCCCGTTTGGAGTTCTTCTTGGATGCCTTCGAGAAACGGGATAACACCCTCTTTTTCCACGTCTGCGAAGCTTTGTCCGTCTGTGCCTGCGGCACCGCCGTTTTTCTTCGCATGTCGGTACGCTTCATGGAGAGTCGTTATGCTGGTTATGTGGGTAAATAGACCCCAGAACCGATGCGTAGGTTCAGACTTCGCCTTTTGATATATCCGTTGCCTCAGTTCCTGCAGACTGATGGGTGTTTTTGTCATTTTCACCCTTGCCTCCTTTGGTTATACGGATTTGTTTACCGGTCCGGACCCTTCCCTCCCCGCGCGTTTTGCTGCACGCGGATCTAAAGTACTACGGTCCGATCCGCCACCCTGACATCTGCATGTCCCATTTCCCGATCACGGTTATAGGGAATGCCTCCTCGGTGAGCTTTCTTCACCGGATGCCGAGGGCTTCTCCAGTTTCCATAACATCTTTCACTCCATGTCGCCGCTGATACCCCGCCGGTGAGAACTGCCGTTTCAGACTCTTTCGGTCAGTTCTTGCTGCTTTCGCGCGTTATCGACCGTCTCAGCCACCGGAATTGCGTGTAACGAGGCTACGTCTGCGTTCACTGTACGTTACAACCTGGAATTTTGCCCATGCTCCTTTTGAGCGTGATGTCAGAGGGCTTCACCGTCTCGCTTTCGCTCCACGGCGCCTCTCAGGCTACGGGAGTCTAGTCTTTTCTCCCGGTCGGACTTTCACCGACTAGATGTTGTGTCCTTAACTGGACACGCCAATGCCCCAGCGCATGTTATAAATGGACTTTAGTTCATCGGGTGGGAAGTCTGCGGCTGAAAGATTCGTGATAACAGTTTCATAAGCGCCACTTGGCAGGACGAAACGAACAACCCGAAAGGAAATTGGATAATACAAGTTTTCATGTAAATCCAAATAATCAAATGTTGACTTGGACGGGATGAACTTGTACATCTCGGGATGAGCCTTAACCTCTTTCGTTTGTTTTTTGGTGAGTGTCAAATGAACCTCCTGATCAAACTCTCCGCTAGAGGGCAAACTCAAGCCCGAAAGAATACCATTGGAATCCAAATCTTTTACTCGAATGATGTAGTTCCACCC
This genomic window from Paenibacillus hexagrammi contains:
- the ltrA gene encoding group II intron reverse transcriptase/maturase; translated protein: MTKTPISLQELRQRIYQKAKSEPTHRFWGLFTHITSITTLHEAYRHAKKNGGAAGTDGQSFADVEKEGVIPFLEGIQEELQTGTYQPQANRKLDIPKANGKMRTLQIPVIRDRVVQGALKLILEAIFEADFCPNSYGFRPKRSPHQALAEVRRSVLRRMTNVIDVDLSRYFDTIRHSILLEKMSKRIQDPQVMHLIKQVIKAAGKIGVPQGGPFSPLASNIYLNEVDWAFDAIRRKTAEGSYEAVNYHRFADDMVITVSGHSSKQGWAELALKRLQEQLKPLGVELNLEKTRMVNVLKGEAFAFLGFDLRRVPNRSGTGYFILMTPKKKARIAVKARIRELIQNGGATPAKDMVKRINAVLAGWVNYFRVGNSSDAFSEVRDYTEMKIRTLLTRRKRRRKRSVGWRRWSNEYLYGVLGLYWDWKVHPLKNVEGYR